The Kribbella amoyensis genomic sequence CTGCAGAGCAACGACGCGATCGTCTCCGCGCGCTGGGCCCGGCGTTCGTTCGCGAGGGTGTTCTCGACGAACACCTGACCACGCTTCGACCGGGCGAGTACCCCCGCGACCGCGCCCGCCCCGGTCCGGCGGGCGAACCGGCGGATCAGCTTGTGCAGCAGCAGACGGACCACGAAGAACGCCACGATCAGACCGGCGATCCGGGCCGGCACCATGACGATCTGGTCGGTCACTTCGAGCTGCCCGTCGTTGCCACGCCGGAAGAACGTGGGGAACTGTTCCGGCAGGGACAGGGCGGTGAGCAGGGGGTGACTGAGCAGGGACACGGGGTAGCTGAGCAGAATAGGCATATCGCCGCCCTACTGTAGTGACCACCGCCTGAATCGCCGCATCACCGAAGACCTACGTTGCGAGGGAGAAAGCGGTCTATGCCGAGCCGGCTGGATGACGAGCTGAAAAGGCTGGTGAGTGCCGGCGTCCTGCGCCAGTACCAGGCCGACGCCCTGCGATCCGCGGCCACGGCCGATTCCAGCGTGGAGCCCCCCGAATCCGCTGCGGTGAGTACGCCGCCGAGTACGCCGAGCAAGCCCGTGGCGCCCCCGGAACCGAACCGCGGATCAGCGCTGACCGAGGTGCTCGGGTACATCGGCGGAGCGTTACTCCTCGGGGCTGTGGCTCTTCTCACGGTCGCGAACTGGGGCGAGATGGGCCGCGGTGCCCGGATATCGACCGGTACGGCGGCTGCGGTGCTTCTGCTCGGCACCGCCGTCCTGCTCGCCGTGTTCCGCCGGCGCGACCAGTTGAGCTCCTCGCTGGCCGCGCTCGGTTGTTGCGTGGCCGGGTTCGCCACCTACGTCGCGATCGAGGACGCGTCCGGCCGGATCGCCGGGGTCGCGGTCGCACTGGTCCTGGCCGGGGCCGGGGTCTGGTGGCTCCGCGGCCCATCGTTGCTCGTAGCAACGTTCGCGATCCTCGCGGTCGGCGTCCTCGTGCTCACCTCGGACGTGTTCACGCCGGCGGAGAGCGTGCACACGAGCAGCGCGGGGATCGCGGCGACCGGGTTCATCCTGGTCGCCGTGGTGTTCGGGGCGCTCGGCCTGGTCCGCGACCAGGTGACGTCGTGGTCGCTGGCCGGGGCGGCGATGTTCAGCTCGTCGATCTGCTGGCTGGTCCAGGACCGGGGCGAGGTGATGGCGCTGGCCGTGGGAACCGCGGGGCCGGTCGCGCTGCTGGTGATGTACGGCCGCCGCCGCGCCTCGGCGTACCTGGTGATCGGGTGCTCGATCCTGCTGGTGATCTGGCCGTTGTCGCTCTACCAGCTGACCGACAACCTGGCCGGTGTCGCGATCGGCCTGGTGATCGCGAGCGGGGCGCTGCTGACGGCGGTGATGCTGCTGTCCCGTCGTCGGCTGCCGTCAACCTGACCGGACGACCTTCAGCCCGCGCAGCGACAACGCGCCGTCCGTCGACGCGCGGCCGAGGTGCAGGTAGCCACCACGGAACGCCGGGTCCGTGACCGTGATCCGCGCCGCGTCGTCCTGCCGGATCCAGGTCAGCTGCGTCGGCGTCACCTCGAGCCGGAACCGCATCCACTTCTTCCGGACCGGAGCCGCGGTCCGCTTGGTCCCCAGCTTCGTCCCGGGCCCCTTGCCGACGCGGTGCGCGTACAGACCGAGTTCGCCGTCGGCCTGGAGGATCGCGTGATACCCGTCCGACGTACCGAGCCGGTGCTCGTAGTACCGGTCGTCCTGGTGCCCGAACGCGAGGGTGAGGTTCGCGGTCTCCTCGGCGGGCAGCACGTCGTACGCCGCCTCGAACTCCACCGCGTACGCAGAGGCGGTCACGGGACCGAGGTTCCCGAGCGTGACGAAGTGCTGCACGTCCTTCGCGCCGAGCGTGACCGAGGCGTCGATGTTCCACCGCAGCGCGTACCGGTCGTCGGCCGGGTCCCTGGTCAGCTCCCCGGCCACGGCGGCACCGCGAGCCCACTGGTCCGACGTCGCGATCTCGGTGGTGCCGTTGAGGTACCCGAGGTCGGGCGTGACCGCACCGGCCACCCCGAGCGCCCGGTACCGCTCGAGCTCGGACCGTCGGTGGATCGGCGACGCCCACACCGGTACGCCGGCCGCGACCGCCACTTCGGTCAGGTCCGCAGAGACTCCCGTGGTCGGCAGGACGAGCGCATCGGTCCGCGGTGACAACAGGCTCGCCACGGTCTGCACGGATTCCCCAGTGAGCTCGGCCGGGCCAGCCGCGGAGGCCAGGACACCGAGGCCCTGCTTCTTGAGTTCGCCGAGTCGTATGCTGCGGAACGTCGTCCGCACCAGGACCGAGGTCTCCAGCCGGTTCCGCGCGATCATCGACATCATCGGCTCGTACGCGCGGTCGTCGCGCGCGTCCACACAGAGGATCACCCGCCCACCGAACCGCTTGAGCACGTCCTCGAACAGCGGCACCCGCAACTTCTTGTACTGCCACGCCGGACCGAGTCGCGGGATGTCGAGCCACCCGTTGCGCAGTGGAGCCAGGCTCGTCCCGCGGAGAGCGCCGGTCAGGTTGGTCGTCCGTTCGAGGCTCTGGTCCTGCAGGCAGACCAGGGCGTTGTCCGCGGTCAGTCCGACGCTCACTTCCAGTGCCCGCGCACCCCAGTCGACCGCGGCCTGGTACGACTCCATGCTGTGCTCCGGGAAGACGTCACCGGCGCCCCGGTGTCCGATCAGGTAGTGGTCACCGCGATCGGAGACCCAGTCGGTCAGGCCGTAGACCGGCTGCGACGAACCGGGATCGGCTGCGCTCGCGCCACGGCATCCGCCGGTCAGGGCGACCGCGGTCAGCCCGCCCAGCCAACCCAGCGTCGTCCGTCGCGTGATCCTCATCCGGTGCCCCCTCCACTCCCCACCGGGGAAGAGTAGAGGCAGAGCGGACGATCACGACAAGGCTGGATCCGTGCACGGTCGCTCGCAGCTGGTGACCGATGTTCCCGTCCCGGCGCGCGGCGTTCTGCCCCGCAGCCGTTGATACGGCAGACTCGCACGCGTGACAGCTCCCACCGCGGCCCTCGTCGAACTGGCCGTCGCGCATGGTGTGGCGACGGAGTA encodes the following:
- a CDS encoding DUF2157 domain-containing protein, which translates into the protein MPSRLDDELKRLVSAGVLRQYQADALRSAATADSSVEPPESAAVSTPPSTPSKPVAPPEPNRGSALTEVLGYIGGALLLGAVALLTVANWGEMGRGARISTGTAAAVLLLGTAVLLAVFRRRDQLSSSLAALGCCVAGFATYVAIEDASGRIAGVAVALVLAGAGVWWLRGPSLLVATFAILAVGVLVLTSDVFTPAESVHTSSAGIAATGFILVAVVFGALGLVRDQVTSWSLAGAAMFSSSICWLVQDRGEVMALAVGTAGPVALLVMYGRRRASAYLVIGCSILLVIWPLSLYQLTDNLAGVAIGLVIASGALLTAVMLLSRRRLPST
- a CDS encoding glycerophosphodiester phosphodiesterase; its protein translation is MRITRRTTLGWLGGLTAVALTGGCRGASAADPGSSQPVYGLTDWVSDRGDHYLIGHRGAGDVFPEHSMESYQAAVDWGARALEVSVGLTADNALVCLQDQSLERTTNLTGALRGTSLAPLRNGWLDIPRLGPAWQYKKLRVPLFEDVLKRFGGRVILCVDARDDRAYEPMMSMIARNRLETSVLVRTTFRSIRLGELKKQGLGVLASAAGPAELTGESVQTVASLLSPRTDALVLPTTGVSADLTEVAVAAGVPVWASPIHRRSELERYRALGVAGAVTPDLGYLNGTTEIATSDQWARGAAVAGELTRDPADDRYALRWNIDASVTLGAKDVQHFVTLGNLGPVTASAYAVEFEAAYDVLPAEETANLTLAFGHQDDRYYEHRLGTSDGYHAILQADGELGLYAHRVGKGPGTKLGTKRTAAPVRKKWMRFRLEVTPTQLTWIRQDDAARITVTDPAFRGGYLHLGRASTDGALSLRGLKVVRSG